From the Methanobacterium sp. CWC-01 genome, the window TAGTGAAAGACTTAGGCAGGATCCCTGCCGAGCGTGACACTCTCTATAGAGAGTTTCAGGAGTTTTGATTTCTATTTCCCTATTTCACGAATTACTTTTTAATTTTCAGTCCAGAGATCAACGATACGTGTATAACCAGCAAGGTCAGCAATAACCGATAAATAATCACCATGGCAAAGCTAAACAGTAATCCAATGGTTATGGTCAAAAAAGAGATTTGTTAGGGGTTAAATGTAAATGTTAAACTCATACCTTTCTTAAAAGAATGGTTTCACCCTCAGAAACTTCTCGAAATAGATCCAGATTCTCGGTGATCCGGCCAATATGATTGACCTCCGAGGCAGGCTGTGAGGCACCATAAAATATGCAAAATGCATATCCTGGCGGCCAGTAGGAGAGATCACCTGTTTCTGATGTAGAAGATGCGTTCTCATAATCTGTTACTAAGGGGATGGTAAAATACACTTCCTCCTGCCATTCCAGAGCCTCACCCTCCAAGGGGAGGAGGTCATATATCTTGGCTGCTGTTTCGGGGTTGCGATCATCCAGAATGGCCTTAGCCACTCCTTTACCCACTACTTCTATTTCTAGTTCCATAGGATCATCCTAAAACTCTTAAGACAGTCCTCTTAAGACAGTCCTCCCATAATCTGTACACCACTTGATGTACCTATCCGGCTGGCCCCGGCTTCAATCATGGCTAAGGCAGTTTTCAGGTCCCGAATACCTCCTGCTGCCTTAATTTCCATTTCTGGTTTTATATTTTGCCGCATAAGTTTCACATCTTCAACGGTGGCTCCAGTGGTTCCGATACCGGTGGAGGTTTTCACAAAATGTGCACCTGCCTTTTCAGCTATGTGACAGGCCCGGGTCTTTTCCTGGGCACTTAACAATCCTGTCTCCAGGATCACTTTAACGGTTTTTCCACCAGCGGCCATCACCACCCCCCGTATATCACGATAAACCAGATTATCGTCCCCAGAATGCAGTGCACCTACGTTTATAACCATATCCAGCTCATCAGCGCCATTTTCAAGGGCATCTTTTACTTCGAAGGCCTTGGAGTACGGTGTCTGAACTCCAAATGGAAAGCCAATCACAGTACAAACGCCCACCGGACTATTCTTTAATAAAATACTTGCCCGGGCTGTTTGAGTGGGAGTTACACATACGTTCTTAAATCCATACTCCTCTGCTTCACCACAGAGCTTTTCTATATCCTTCCGTGTGGCATCTCGACCGACATTGGTATGATCAATTTTCTGAGCTAATTCCTGGGCATCTATCATATAATAATCCCTCCAAATAATTTAATCAAACGATTTAGACATGTAAGGGCCTTCTTTACGGTATCCAAACTTCCGATAGTATTCGCGTACCCCTATACCGCTGTTAATTACCATTTTCTTCACTTCATATTCTTCCCGGGCTATCTTTTCTGCTTCTTTTAAGAGTTCCTCACCATATCCCCGGTGCTGCCCGGCATCATCTTCTCTCTCACCAAGGGGGATCATGGGACCGTAGACATGCAGTTCCCTCACCAGAGAAGTGTAGACATCAATCTCCGGGCGATGAACAGCGTTAGATGGCATGCGCAGACGTAGGAATCCCATTAGAACGTCATTTTCCGGGTCTTCTGCCGATAAGAATATTTCCCTACCCCCTACAGCATCATATTCCTTCCTCATCACTTTCACCCGGTCCATTTCGGGGTATATTCCCCTCGAAGCCTGATGCCCCACCTCCCGGCACCTGATACACTGACACTGGATTCCTTCCTCTTCCAACCGGCGATAAACCAACTCCCCCAGGTTGGACTTTTTAACTCCAGCTTCTATGAGTTGGGCGGGGATATCCCTCTGGATGCGCATGGTCCGCACCCACTTAGGTAGCATCTTCTTGATTTCTACGATGAGATCCACGGCTTCTTCGGTGCTATAGGGCTGGTATCTGCCTTCCTTCCACATCTGGTGCAACCGGGACCCTCTGGTAACCAGGCAGGGATATATCTTCAGCATATCAGGCACGTACCTCTCATCATGGAACACCCGCCGGAAGATACGCAGGTCCATTTCTGGATTGGATAATAGGCCGGGCATGAAATGCATGGCCACCTTTACCCCAGAATCCCTCAGGATCTGATTAGCCTCCACCACATCCTGCACCCGGTGCCCTCTTTCCATGCGATGGTATACGAAATTGTAAATGGTCTGTACTCCCAGCTCCACCCGAGTAACACCCATCTGGAGCATACGATCCACATCTTCGCTTTTAGAAAAATCTGGCCGGGTTTCGAAAGTCAGACCTACACAGCGCACCCTGGATCTTTCATTATCGGCCTGAATATCCCCCAGGTAAGTGAAATCCACCGGGACCTCAAGTTTCTGATGATCCCTGGAAACCTTTTGACGTATATCAGAACTAAAGTCGTTCATAGCCTGGATACAACGGGTAACAAACCATTCCTGGAAACATAATGGTTGGGAAGGAAAAGTTCCGCCCATAATTATCAATTCTACCTTATCAAGTGGGTGACCAATACTACCCAACTGCAGGAGACGATTATAAACTTGACGATAGGGATGAAAACCAAACATCCGGGCTCTCAAGGCCGCTGGTTCTTCACCAGTATAACTGGGCGGGGCCAAGTCACTTTCAGGGCAGTAAAAACATCGTCCATGGGGACACTGGTGAGGGGGACACATCACCGCCACCACCGCCACCCCGGAGATGGTACGGGTAGGTTTTTTCCTTAAAAAAGGAGAAATCTTCTTCAACTCATCTCTGGTGGCCTCTTTGAGGATGGAGGAGTTGCTGGGAAATTTGTCAAGTTGGAAATCTCTGCAAACTTCCAGTTTTAAACTTTGGAGGTCTTTTCGAGTTTTAACTTTACCTTCCAAGATCTCTTCAATTATAAAACGTTTGGCTTCCTTCATGGCCATTTGAATACCCCTCGATGTTTTCGCAGTTGGTTTCTTTTTATTTTATCTGAAACTTTTATTTTTTGCAAGTTTCAGGTTTGTTAAAAAAACTATTTTTGACTAAAACTATTTGGACGAAACTATACCAAATGGTGAAAATTATCTGGAAACCAAGTCCAATAACTCAGGAGAAGGCTCTTTCTCATCTAAAGGAACAAGATATTTATCATCATCGTCCACTACCACGAGTGCAATGGGCTCTAGGTACTGGGCATGAAAATTGGTTAAGTTTATTTCAACAACTTCAACCAGGGGATAAATCTCCTTTTCTCCCACCTTTACTGGTTTAAAAACCATAATATTCTTTTCAACTTCTTCTTGAAAAGATTTAAGATTTTCCGATACCATGATCAGCCTCTTAACTCAGATATAAGCGATCTGACTGGTTTCTTGGTGATGGCCCGTATAACTTCTTTGGTTACACCGTACAGTCTAATTGTAAGTTTCAGATTTAAAAATCCGTCTAAAATTTTATTTTCAAAATCAGGTTGAACAGAAATATCTAGGGGAATGGGAAATAAATATCTAGTGGATTCGGTGAATGCCCATATATAACCGGTGATGATGGCAGTGTCGGCCGGACTTTCCAGTCCCAGCTGGAAGTCCATAGTTATTTCCTGGATTTTTATGGAGCCTAAAATTGAAACTAAAATTCGTTCCATATAAGGCCAGGATTCCCACAGAAGACTTAGAATATTCTTTATTCGTTCCAAGCCCCATTCCTGTTTTTTTTCATCTTCCTTCTTTTCTTTCTTAACTTCACGGGATTCTCTCGGGAAAGGTATTTTTCTTTTGAAAAACGCTAAACCCAGCCAACTTATCCTCAGATCTCCCTTTAGAGATTTTTCCTTTTTAGAAAACCACAAGGAAAGTTGGAATGGAATTAAAAGAAAAGATAGAATGATGAGTACTATGACCAGAAAAATGGCCAATAGGACAGTTGTCAAATTCTATCCGCTCTATTCTGTGGTTTCTTCCTTTTCTTCTTTTGGTTTAGCCGATCCTTTACCTTTTCGGCCTTCTTTCATGAGGTCCTTAACGGTACTACCCACTTCACCTATGGCACGTACCAGTGGATCAGCTGATTTTAAGGATAGGACTTTCACACCATCAGGTCCGGAAACTCCTTTAAATACCACTACCATGGCTACGGGTTCAATTCCAGCACCGCCGCCAGCACCAGCACCAGCCCCGCCACCTTGACCAGTGGGCCCTTTTCCTTCACCCATACCCGCTCCGAATGCCATTCCAAACTTAGTGATGGGTATCATGACCTTGTCCTCGGTTTCTATTACCTCACCAATGACATTCTCTATATTTAAGACCTTACGTATTTCTTCGACCGTTGTTTTTATTGGATCCTGAATATCCATAACATCCCCCCTTTGTGGGTTTTTTTAGTGAATTTTTTTTGTTAGTGAAATAATAATATGTATCTGAAATGGAATAAACTTTACCACCAAAAATCTTAAAAAGAGCCCAGGAATTTTTAAAAAAGATAAGAAAAGGTTTATATAGGAATAGAATAATAATCTCTGAATGCGGGCCCGTGGTCTAGGGGTATGATACCTCCCTGACACGGAGGTGATCACGAGTTCGAATCTCGTCGGGCCCATAGGCCGTGGTAGTTCAGTTGGGAGAACGCCAGACTGAAGATCTGGATGTCGCTGGTTCAAGTCCGGCCCACGGCACTTTTACTGGTTTTTAAATATTTTGCATCCAATTAATTCTATGTTTGATTGTTTTGGATTCTTTCATAGAAACTTTAATCTTAAGAAACTTTTAATCTAAAAAAAATCTCATTTTTAATCAGATTACTTCTCCATAAAGGTAGGTACTTTTTGCTCCAGTAATCTTCACGTTTAAGAATTCTCCCAGAGAAGCTTCAGGGACGATGATCGTTTTGTATGAATCATTACGACCAATCCAACCACCCCGAGAACCTTTATCTGTTATTAAAATGTTCTGCACAGTATGGATCAATTTCTGGTTGTTTTGATAGGCTAATCTGGTTTTGAGTTCATTCAACTGCCGGGCCCGAACACTCATAACCGGATGAGATATCTCCTTTAGATGAGAAGAAGTCGCACCAGGTCGGTGATGATACTTTGAAATGTGCAGAAAGTCCGGTCCCACTTCGCTTATTACCTTTATGGTATCCTGGAAGGCTTTATCATCCTCGGTGGGATAACCAACAATAATATCAGTAGCCAGAGAAAGCCTAGGAATTGCCTCCCGGAATCTACGCACAGTTTCTTTAAATTTATCAATCGAATGCCCCCTTTTCATGTAGGTTAGAACCTGGTCATTACCACTTTGGAGGGGTAAGTGAAGAAATTTATAAACCTTCTCGTTTTGAAATGATTTAATTAAAGATTCCTGGTCTCCTCCAATGCTCTTAGGATGCATCATTCCCACCCTTATTCTGAAATCTCCCTCTACTTGTGTAATATCTTTAAGAAGTGATGATAAACTATTTCCTGTGTCCTCGCCATAGGCAGCTGTGTCCTGGGCAGTTAACTGTATCTCCACACAACCCCCTCTGACTGCCTTCTCTACTTCATCCAACAATACATCGTCAGGATAACTCTGCAATTTTCCCCGGGCAAAGCGGGTGCAGCAGTAAGTGCAGGATCCCTGACAGCCCTCAGCAATCTGTAGAATATGAATCAGGGGGTTGAAACGTTTTTTAGGAAGACCGGCCTTAATATCGTGACTGTGTCCAGTTTTTCGGATAGTTTCGCCCTTCAACATCCCCTCCACCACTTCCTGGATGGAACTTAGCTGACGGGCCCCGATCCAGCTTGCGGGGGGTGCTATGCGCTTCAGGACTTGTGGATCAATGTCAACCATACATCCCGCTATCAAAAGCTTGCTTTGGGGATAAGAAGAATTTAAGTATTGTATACGGTTTATCATCTTCTGTTGGGTGGGTAACTTCACATAACAGGAGTTAAGAATAATTATATCCGAATGAGCTGCTGATTGAGTTAATTCGTGCCCATCCTTTTCCAGTGTGGCGGCTATGATCTGGGAGTCTCCCTGGTTAAAGGTGCAACCATAGGTTTCTAAATAGAATTTCATAGATAATCATTCTTCTAATAATGAAAAAGAACTAAAAATGGATATGAATTTTACTGTTCAGGCCATCCATGCTTACCGATCATGGGTACAAAGGCCACTCCACCGAGTTTCTTGGTCTCAAACTCATCTTCAGTAATCCGAATTACGGAGACAAGTTCCTGGAAGTAATGATCCGAACCAACGGGACTGAGAAGTTTTCCACCGATAATTAACTGCGTTTTTAATGGTTCAGGTAGCCGGGGGGCACTGGCAGTGGCGTAAATACGATCAAAGGGTGCTTTTTCTGGGTAGCCCTGGGTCCCATCAGCCAGTACCACCGTCACCCTTTTATCATATCCGGTGCGTTTCAGATTATCCCGGGCCTTCTCAGCCAGGGATTCGATCCGTTCCATAGTGTAAACAATACCTTCCTCGCCGATTATTTCCGCCACCACCGCGGCGTTATAACCATATCCGGTTCCTATCTCAAGGATCTTCATACCCTCTTCCAGATCTAATTCTTCACATAAAATGGCCACCATATGAGGTGCAGATATAGTCTGACCCTCCCCTATGGGTAGTGGAGTGTCCATGTAAGCATAGGAACGTTTATCTTCAGGGACAAATTCTTCTCGGGGCACCTTCAGCAGGGCCTCTTTCACCTTCGGAGAGTTCAGATATCCGCTGTTTGACAGATTTTCCACCATCTCCTGTCGGGGGTTGGTCATGTTACCACATTCATGGTTAAATCATAATCATAACGTCTTTCAGATACTGGTATTCCATATACACGCTTTGTAACATCGGCATAGGCAAATCCACGCCTCATACGTCTTTCTAAAGTTTTTATGGTTTTTATTCGGAAGATGGTTCTGCCCATTTTCACCACATCCCCTACCGTGAAGGTGAAGTCCCGGTCCACTTCCACCTTACGTGATAAAACCCTTCCATGAAGGTCCACGGAAACACCCACCCGGGCAGGTATGTCTACCGATGCTGCCCAGATGGTAATCAGATCTTCGACGATACTTTCCATTACCCGGGCGCTTCTTTTATTCTCCAGGGAAGTGACGCGGACTCTCTCATCTCCCACCTCCAGGACATCATCCACCCGTAGTATTTCGTCAGGATAAAAAGTTGCCCATTTTTTTAAAGATTCTTCGAATTTGCTGATAATGATCCTTATCTCTAAGGGGCGGGGTGCTTCCTTGGTTTCTCTGAACACAGTTCCACATTCTTCACACTTTAAAAGCAGTTCCTGGGTTAGTTTACCCTTTGATTTAAGTATTTGGTGCTCTTGGGAGCCACATACAGGACATTTCATCATTACTCTCCTAAAAATAGAATATACACGACTTAAATAATTTGTAATATGTATTATTAACAAACTTGTTGTTATTGTTGATCCTATAACCTAATATTTTTAATCATTCCCTTTAATCATTCCCTCTCTTTTTAAGGAAATGGTTAACCAGCCCGCCATCTTCAAGTATTTCCAGCATGAAATTCTGGAAGGCCTGTATCTCAAATTTTTTCCCGGTATTTATATTTTCTATGATCCCTGCTTCCAGATCTATGGCGATTTTATCCCCTTTTTCAGCTTCCACCTCAGCCATAATTACGGGTAAACCGACATTAATGGCATTACGGTAGAATATACGGGCGAAGGAAGGAGCCACCACAGCTGCCACCCCTAAATGCTTCAAAGCAACTGGTGCCTGTTCCCGGGATGATCCGCAACCAAAATTTAAACCAGCCACTATGATGTCGCCTTTTTTTACCTGGCTGGCAAAATGAGGGTCTTCACCCTCCAAAACATGGGATGACATTTCATCCAGATCTAGAATCCGTAGATAACGCCCAGGGATTATCACATCGGTGTCAATGTGATCTCTAAACGTCCAAACCTGACCTTTCAGTACTTTCATAATAAGATTCCTCTAAAAAATCTTTATACCAGTTATTATAACCTTAAATCTGTTTATTTTATTTCCGCACCCCGGTTTTGTGCCCGGGTAAGGATTATTTCACTGTCCATGGGCCCCAGTGCATCTTCAGCGGCATGGATAAGTGCTTTGGAGTTGGTATCAGTGACTGCGTATATGGTAGGGCCAAAACTACTCATACCCGCCCCGGCTGCGCCAGCTGATCTTAATGATTCCATTATATTACCAATAACTGGGTTTTGAAGCTTATTTTCGATTTTTTTAAATCCCATGCCCTGTATAGAGTTAAGTACTTCACCAAATGTGTCCAGATCACCTTCTACAACCGCTGGCATCATTTTCATCAGCAACAGATGTGAAAGTTTCTCTACCTCCTCTAAAGGAATGGGACAGTACTCCTGAAAGATGTTAACTTCTTTTTTCCCCGATACTCTATCTTCAAAGCGTGGTATTACTAACAAAATTTTCCAATCTTCAGGAAAGTCATAACGGGCAATAACAGGTGGTGGAGAAGCCTGAGAAGCCGATGAAGGTAAAAATTTAGATTTCTCAGTTTTTGGGTGTCCTCCATCAATTATCAAACCACCTTGTTGGAAGGCAGCGACTCCGATACCGGATGTTCCACCGCGGCCTACTATTCTGCCAATAGCATGGGCATCAATGTCCTGACCATAATAATTTGATATTAGTTTACCTGCTGCAAGGGATAATTGGGTCCCGGTTCCTAACCCGGAATGAGGAGGATAGGTTTCTCCTACCGTAAAGTCAAATCCACCATCCCTGCCCAAAAATTCCATCATCTTGCTGGAAGCACTTTCAATTTTGTTACGGTACTCGTTGAGACGGTTCAGGGTTAATTTATCCTGGTTAGTGAATTCTACCCGAACACCATCATCTCCAGGATTGCAGGTCAGAATCAGGTGAGGGTTTTCCAGGGTTAAACCCACACCCCCATCTACCCTCCCTAAAGAACCATTAAGGTCTATAAGGGTGATGTGTAGTCTAGAAGGGGCTTTTATCATCAATTTAACTACCAAAATCAGCTTTTGAGTGGTTTAGAAAATTTTTTCTCAATATCCTGGCGATAAATAGCATTCATGGAACAGAATGGAATTATGCGGCCATCTGGAACGGCATAATGGATAACACATCTTTTGACCCGATCCTGGTCGAAATTCCAGGGGTCCATGAAGTGCATACATGATATTAAGAGAGTTTTATGATGGAAGTCACCTAACGCATCATAAGATCTGTCTTTGAAAACATTAAGGAGTATATTTTTAATGTCCAGTGATCCTGGGGCTTTAGATGGGTGTACAGTTTTGGGAAGTTCAACTGAAGCTCTGGCCACTACTTTAGCCTTGGATACTATCCCACCATCCTTAATATCATCACTACTCTTGGCGAGAAGTTCAAAAAAGCGGTCCACATCCACAAATCGATTGATAGGAATTATTTCATCATGGTCAATGAAGATATACGTTGCCGAACCGCAGTGGGGATGGCAGGTGAATGTGACTTGATCATCCCCTTCCATGGCCGCTATAAAGTCAGATATGGGTATGATGGATGATGGAGGGTAAAAGTCATCTATTTTTATCTGGAAATTGGTTTGCTCCTCCACCAGCTTTTCAAAGTCTGGTATGGTGATGCGCTGTTCTTCGACACGATTGGCGGGTGTTCGCCCGGCAAAGGAGACTGGTTGGAAGTTAACCCCCCGGATAATGTCTATGTTTTCCATGGCAAATCGTATAATGTCCCCAATTTGATGATCATTTATCCCCTTTACTAAAGTTGGTACCAGTACGATGCCCAGGTCTGCCTGGCGACAGTTTTCGATGGCCTCCAGTTTCCAGGGTAAAAGATTCTTGCCCCTATTCTTTAGATAGGGTTCTTCCGTAACTCCATCAAACTGAAGGTAAACTGTGTTGAGCTCAGCATCTTTAAGATCCTTGGCCAGTTGAGGGTTAGTGGCCAGTTTGATCCCATTAGTGGCAATCTGAGTGTGACTGAATCCTTCTTCCTTGGCCAGTTTAATCAGATCCACAATGTCTTTACGGACAGTGGGTTCCCCACCAGCGTACTGAATGGCAGGGGTGGGAACCGGACGATTAGACCTTAGATTCTTTAGCATCTGCCTTATATCTTCATATGAAGGTTCGTAAAGATATCTAGAAACAGCAGCATTGGCAAAACATATGGGGCAACGCAAATTACAACGATTGGTAACATCAATAAGACCTAGAACGGTATGACTTTCGTGTTCCGGACAGAGACCACAGTTAAGAGGGCATTCATTAGTGATTTTAGTTTGAGGATTTTCCAACCCCTCCCCCCTCGTGTCATATTCAGATGCCTTTTCGTATATCTCTTCACTGCTCCAGTAGGTATTTTCATAGATACCGTGTTCCGGACATTCCTTTTTTATCATGATCTGGTTGTGTTCTTCGTAAACTTCGGCATCAACAACCCGAAGACAGTGAGGACACAGGCTCTTGGTTTTCTTAATAACCATAACTTCACCTAGTATACTATTTATTGTAGAGCAAATAACTATTACTTTAGTTTTAATTGGGAGGAGAAAAATGGACCCAACTATTATCAGTGTTTTCAGTTTATCAGTCTATGCTATATACTTTATGTTACCAGCCTACTTGGCCAACGTAACCGCCTTAACCTTCGGAGGAGGCGCTCCCCTGGACTTCAAAAGAAACTTCGCCGATGGCCGACGCATCTTCGGTGATGGAGTTACGTGGAGGGGGACCATCATTGGAACCCTGATAGGTGGGGG encodes:
- the hacB gene encoding homoaconitase small subunit; its protein translation is MKVLKGQVWTFRDHIDTDVIIPGRYLRILDLDEMSSHVLEGEDPHFASQVKKGDIIVAGLNFGCGSSREQAPVALKHLGVAAVVAPSFARIFYRNAINVGLPVIMAEVEAEKGDKIAIDLEAGIIENINTGKKFEIQAFQNFMLEILEDGGLVNHFLKKRGND
- a CDS encoding DUF2953 domain-containing protein; protein product: MTTVLLAIFLVIVLIILSFLLIPFQLSLWFSKKEKSLKGDLRISWLGLAFFKRKIPFPRESREVKKEKKEDEKKQEWGLERIKNILSLLWESWPYMERILVSILGSIKIQEITMDFQLGLESPADTAIITGYIWAFTESTRYLFPIPLDISVQPDFENKILDGFLNLKLTIRLYGVTKEVIRAITKKPVRSLISELRG
- a CDS encoding cyclophilin-like fold protein, giving the protein MELEIEVVGKGVAKAILDDRNPETAAKIYDLLPLEGEALEWQEEVYFTIPLVTDYENASSTSETGDLSYWPPGYAFCIFYGASQPASEVNHIGRITENLDLFREVSEGETILLRKV
- a CDS encoding tRNA uridine(34) 5-carboxymethylaminomethyl modification radical SAM/GNAT enzyme Elp3, with translation MKEAKRFIIEEILEGKVKTRKDLQSLKLEVCRDFQLDKFPSNSSILKEATRDELKKISPFLRKKPTRTISGVAVVAVMCPPHQCPHGRCFYCPESDLAPPSYTGEEPAALRARMFGFHPYRQVYNRLLQLGSIGHPLDKVELIIMGGTFPSQPLCFQEWFVTRCIQAMNDFSSDIRQKVSRDHQKLEVPVDFTYLGDIQADNERSRVRCVGLTFETRPDFSKSEDVDRMLQMGVTRVELGVQTIYNFVYHRMERGHRVQDVVEANQILRDSGVKVAMHFMPGLLSNPEMDLRIFRRVFHDERYVPDMLKIYPCLVTRGSRLHQMWKEGRYQPYSTEEAVDLIVEIKKMLPKWVRTMRIQRDIPAQLIEAGVKKSNLGELVYRRLEEEGIQCQCIRCREVGHQASRGIYPEMDRVKVMRKEYDAVGGREIFLSAEDPENDVLMGFLRLRMPSNAVHRPEIDVYTSLVRELHVYGPMIPLGEREDDAGQHRGYGEELLKEAEKIAREEYEVKKMVINSGIGVREYYRKFGYRKEGPYMSKSFD
- a CDS encoding beta-ribofuranosylaminobenzene 5'-phosphate synthase, which gives rise to MMIKAPSRLHITLIDLNGSLGRVDGGVGLTLENPHLILTCNPGDDGVRVEFTNQDKLTLNRLNEYRNKIESASSKMMEFLGRDGGFDFTVGETYPPHSGLGTGTQLSLAAGKLISNYYGQDIDAHAIGRIVGRGGTSGIGVAAFQQGGLIIDGGHPKTEKSKFLPSSASQASPPPVIARYDFPEDWKILLVIPRFEDRVSGKKEVNIFQEYCPIPLEEVEKLSHLLLMKMMPAVVEGDLDTFGEVLNSIQGMGFKKIENKLQNPVIGNIMESLRSAGAAGAGMSSFGPTIYAVTDTNSKALIHAAEDALGPMDSEIILTRAQNRGAEIK
- the deoC gene encoding deoxyribose-phosphate aldolase yields the protein MIDAQELAQKIDHTNVGRDATRKDIEKLCGEAEEYGFKNVCVTPTQTARASILLKNSPVGVCTVIGFPFGVQTPYSKAFEVKDALENGADELDMVINVGALHSGDDNLVYRDIRGVVMAAGGKTVKVILETGLLSAQEKTRACHIAEKAGAHFVKTSTGIGTTGATVEDVKLMRQNIKPEMEIKAAGGIRDLKTALAMIEAGASRIGTSSGVQIMGGLS
- a CDS encoding protein-L-isoaspartate O-methyltransferase, with protein sequence MTNPRQEMVENLSNSGYLNSPKVKEALLKVPREEFVPEDKRSYAYMDTPLPIGEGQTISAPHMVAILCEELDLEEGMKILEIGTGYGYNAAVVAEIIGEEGIVYTMERIESLAEKARDNLKRTGYDKRVTVVLADGTQGYPEKAPFDRIYATASAPRLPEPLKTQLIIGGKLLSPVGSDHYFQELVSVIRITEDEFETKKLGGVAFVPMIGKHGWPEQ
- a CDS encoding HVO_0476 family zinc finger protein; its protein translation is MMKCPVCGSQEHQILKSKGKLTQELLLKCEECGTVFRETKEAPRPLEIRIIISKFEESLKKWATFYPDEILRVDDVLEVGDERVRVTSLENKRSARVMESIVEDLITIWAASVDIPARVGVSVDLHGRVLSRKVEVDRDFTFTVGDVVKMGRTIFRIKTIKTLERRMRRGFAYADVTKRVYGIPVSERRYDYDLTMNVVT
- a CDS encoding GerW family sporulation protein yields the protein MDIQDPIKTTVEEIRKVLNIENVIGEVIETEDKVMIPITKFGMAFGAGMGEGKGPTGQGGGAGAGAGGGAGIEPVAMVVVFKGVSGPDGVKVLSLKSADPLVRAIGEVGSTVKDLMKEGRKGKGSAKPKEEKEETTE
- a CDS encoding tRNA (N(6)-L-threonylcarbamoyladenosine(37)-C(2))-methylthiotransferase → MKFYLETYGCTFNQGDSQIIAATLEKDGHELTQSAAHSDIIILNSCYVKLPTQQKMINRIQYLNSSYPQSKLLIAGCMVDIDPQVLKRIAPPASWIGARQLSSIQEVVEGMLKGETIRKTGHSHDIKAGLPKKRFNPLIHILQIAEGCQGSCTYCCTRFARGKLQSYPDDVLLDEVEKAVRGGCVEIQLTAQDTAAYGEDTGNSLSSLLKDITQVEGDFRIRVGMMHPKSIGGDQESLIKSFQNEKVYKFLHLPLQSGNDQVLTYMKRGHSIDKFKETVRRFREAIPRLSLATDIIVGYPTEDDKAFQDTIKVISEVGPDFLHISKYHHRPGATSSHLKEISHPVMSVRARQLNELKTRLAYQNNQKLIHTVQNILITDKGSRGGWIGRNDSYKTIIVPEASLGEFLNVKITGAKSTYLYGEVI
- the tes gene encoding tetraether lipid synthase Tes, with the protein product MVIKKTKSLCPHCLRVVDAEVYEEHNQIMIKKECPEHGIYENTYWSSEEIYEKASEYDTRGEGLENPQTKITNECPLNCGLCPEHESHTVLGLIDVTNRCNLRCPICFANAAVSRYLYEPSYEDIRQMLKNLRSNRPVPTPAIQYAGGEPTVRKDIVDLIKLAKEEGFSHTQIATNGIKLATNPQLAKDLKDAELNTVYLQFDGVTEEPYLKNRGKNLLPWKLEAIENCRQADLGIVLVPTLVKGINDHQIGDIIRFAMENIDIIRGVNFQPVSFAGRTPANRVEEQRITIPDFEKLVEEQTNFQIKIDDFYPPSSIIPISDFIAAMEGDDQVTFTCHPHCGSATYIFIDHDEIIPINRFVDVDRFFELLAKSSDDIKDGGIVSKAKVVARASVELPKTVHPSKAPGSLDIKNILLNVFKDRSYDALGDFHHKTLLISCMHFMDPWNFDQDRVKRCVIHYAVPDGRIIPFCSMNAIYRQDIEKKFSKPLKS